A genomic window from Microbacterium sp. ET2 includes:
- a CDS encoding SDR family oxidoreductase translates to MANMYTPQDPTTQFPRPPFPPQQQSAPGDIHKMDPAPDHGETTYVGLGRLPGRRALVTGADSGIGRAVAIAFAREGADVALSYLAEEQAQAEEVAALVEKEGRVAVLLPGDLQEEKTNIEVVEKAVEGLGGLDILVINAGTMPTVDSIDDFETKTLDHVVKANIYPLFWLTKAASPHLEPGASIITTSSVQGFQPSPSLAEYAVSKAGIANWTRALSQQLIERGIRVNGVAPGPIWTPLQPAFVPNEKIEEFGSQTPMGRAGQPVELAPAFVFLASQESSYVVGETIAVTGGMPVH, encoded by the coding sequence ATGGCGAACATGTACACCCCTCAGGACCCCACGACCCAGTTCCCCCGCCCGCCCTTCCCGCCGCAGCAGCAGAGCGCGCCCGGCGACATCCACAAGATGGACCCCGCGCCCGACCACGGTGAGACGACCTACGTCGGCCTCGGGCGCCTGCCCGGCCGGAGGGCCCTCGTGACCGGAGCCGACTCGGGCATCGGGCGCGCCGTCGCGATCGCCTTCGCCCGCGAGGGCGCCGACGTCGCCCTCAGCTACCTCGCTGAGGAGCAGGCGCAGGCCGAGGAGGTCGCCGCCCTCGTCGAGAAGGAGGGCCGGGTCGCCGTACTCCTGCCGGGTGACCTCCAGGAGGAGAAGACCAACATCGAGGTCGTCGAGAAGGCCGTCGAGGGCCTCGGCGGACTCGACATCCTGGTGATCAACGCCGGCACCATGCCGACGGTCGACAGCATCGACGACTTCGAGACCAAGACGCTCGACCACGTCGTGAAGGCCAACATCTACCCCCTGTTCTGGCTCACCAAGGCCGCGTCGCCTCACCTCGAGCCCGGCGCGTCGATCATCACGACCTCGAGTGTTCAGGGCTTCCAGCCCTCACCCTCGCTCGCCGAGTACGCGGTGTCGAAGGCCGGCATCGCGAACTGGACCCGCGCCCTGTCCCAGCAGCTGATCGAGCGCGGCATCCGGGTGAACGGCGTCGCGCCCGGACCCATCTGGACGCCGCTGCAGCCGGCCTTCGTGCCGAACGAGAAGATCGAGGAGTTCGGGTCCCAGACCCCGATGGGTCGGGCCGGACAGCCGGTCGAGCTCGCCCCGGCGTTCGTCTTCCTCGCCTCGCAGGAGTCCAGCTACGTCGTCGGCGAGACCATCGCCGTCACGGGCGGGATGCCGGTGCACTGA
- a CDS encoding sensor histidine kinase has translation MTTLDLLFVVAYSAGIAAVVGLVAWTLLRLIAGARIIIHLVTVVVAAVAAVVGGVLVAAQAMYLSDTDVQLALAIAVTSGIVAIAVAVLLGARISRAARVLGDAARDLGAGVAVSPSAASTLPVGEFRTVLREMADSDARLRDAREEVERQEAARSDLVVRIAHDLRVPLAGIRAQAEALQDGLAPDPDRYLDQIAAQVDRVNRLVDDLFAISRIDAGTLALRLQPTSLGDLASDVAADLRAVADAAEIDLSVEVDADATIDADPLQLGRAIANLVANALQHAPDGGHVRVRVTVDDEWARVIVVDDGPGIPDADRDHLFDAGWRGTAARSPHALDVGGGAGLGLAIARGVVQAHGGHVDLEDTGGGGAEFVIALPVAAPLSAVSAPASRP, from the coding sequence ATGACGACGCTGGACCTGCTGTTCGTCGTGGCGTACTCGGCCGGAATCGCCGCCGTGGTCGGCCTGGTGGCCTGGACACTTCTCCGGCTCATCGCGGGCGCGCGGATCATCATCCATCTGGTGACGGTCGTCGTCGCCGCCGTCGCCGCCGTCGTCGGTGGGGTGCTGGTCGCGGCCCAGGCGATGTATCTCTCCGACACCGATGTGCAGCTCGCACTCGCCATCGCCGTCACGAGCGGGATCGTTGCGATCGCGGTGGCGGTGCTGCTGGGGGCGCGGATCAGCCGGGCGGCTCGGGTGCTGGGCGACGCAGCCCGCGACCTCGGAGCGGGCGTCGCGGTGTCGCCTTCCGCCGCATCCACGCTTCCGGTCGGAGAGTTCCGCACCGTTCTGCGAGAGATGGCGGATTCGGACGCCCGTCTCCGCGACGCTCGGGAGGAGGTCGAGCGTCAGGAGGCCGCGAGATCGGATCTGGTGGTGCGCATCGCCCACGATCTCCGCGTCCCCCTCGCCGGCATCCGTGCCCAGGCGGAGGCGCTGCAGGATGGACTCGCGCCGGATCCCGACCGCTACCTCGACCAGATCGCCGCACAGGTCGACCGCGTGAACAGACTCGTCGACGATCTCTTCGCCATCTCCCGCATCGACGCGGGCACCCTTGCGCTCCGTCTTCAGCCGACATCCCTCGGTGACCTGGCCAGCGACGTGGCCGCTGACCTTCGCGCCGTGGCGGACGCCGCGGAGATAGACCTCTCCGTCGAGGTCGATGCCGACGCGACGATCGATGCCGACCCGCTTCAGCTCGGGCGCGCGATCGCCAATCTCGTCGCGAACGCTCTCCAGCACGCTCCTGACGGAGGGCATGTCCGCGTACGGGTCACCGTCGACGACGAGTGGGCGAGGGTGATCGTCGTCGACGACGGTCCGGGGATCCCCGATGCGGACCGGGATCACCTCTTCGACGCCGGCTGGCGGGGAACGGCGGCGCGGTCGCCGCACGCGCTCGATGTCGGCGGCGGCGCCGGACTGGGTCTGGCCATCGCCCGGGGCGTCGTCCAGGCCCACGGCGGTCACGTGGATCTGGAAGACACCGGGGGTGGCGGCGCCGAGTTCGTCATCGCTCTCCCGGTCGCCGCCCCCCTCAGCGCGGTCAGTGCACCGGCATCCCGCCCGTGA
- a CDS encoding thioredoxin family protein: MRRTHITGAAALLIAGGLTLAGCAGTEEAAVPSPTDTPAMTAESSPSPDPMTTAADESSEPEPSEPAAAPEGAYLDYTDGVIESTPGPKALFFHASWCPQCRALDEDLRAAGAPDGLTVFKVDYDGRTDLRQKYGVTLQTTVVFVDDAGDAVSSSVLYDDPSVDSLIAAIP; encoded by the coding sequence ATGAGGAGAACACACATCACCGGAGCGGCGGCGCTCCTGATCGCGGGCGGTCTGACACTGGCCGGCTGCGCGGGGACGGAGGAGGCGGCAGTGCCGTCGCCGACCGATACGCCCGCCATGACGGCGGAGAGCTCACCGAGCCCCGACCCGATGACCACCGCAGCGGATGAGTCGTCGGAGCCGGAGCCCTCGGAGCCGGCGGCTGCCCCGGAGGGGGCATACCTCGACTACACGGACGGCGTGATCGAGTCCACTCCCGGCCCGAAGGCGCTGTTCTTCCACGCGTCGTGGTGCCCGCAGTGCCGCGCCCTCGACGAGGACCTCCGCGCCGCGGGTGCTCCCGACGGCCTCACCGTTTTCAAGGTCGACTACGACGGCCGCACCGATCTCCGCCAGAAGTACGGAGTGACACTGCAGACCACGGTGGTGTTCGTCGACGACGCCGGCGACGCCGTCTCCTCGAGCGTCCTCTACGACGATCCGTCGGTGGACTCCCTCATCGCCGCCATTCCCTGA
- a CDS encoding cytochrome c biogenesis CcdA family protein — protein sequence MTASLLGALAAGILTVAAPCVLPLLPVIVGGSIVRGGDARRARWRPYVIAGSLAVSVVAFTLALKATTALLGIPPQVWQVISGAIVILLGLDLLFPAIWDRISTRLNLQARTNTALDHSVQRQSFSGDILTGAALGPVFSSCSPTYALIVAAVLPVSFAEGVTYVVAYALGLAGMLLLIALLGRRVVQRLGWMAKPDGWFRRTIGAVFILVGIAVITGFDKQLQTWILDAGLYDPIAQFEEWIGAG from the coding sequence ATGACCGCTTCGCTCCTCGGAGCCCTCGCCGCGGGAATCCTCACGGTGGCCGCACCCTGTGTGCTGCCGCTCCTTCCGGTCATCGTCGGGGGGTCGATCGTGCGGGGCGGAGACGCCCGGCGTGCCCGCTGGCGGCCGTACGTCATCGCGGGGTCGTTGGCCGTCAGCGTCGTGGCCTTCACGCTGGCTCTGAAGGCCACGACTGCGCTTCTGGGCATCCCGCCGCAGGTGTGGCAGGTCATCTCGGGTGCGATCGTCATCCTTCTCGGCCTCGACCTGCTCTTCCCCGCGATCTGGGACCGGATCTCGACGCGCCTCAACCTGCAGGCCCGTACGAACACCGCGCTGGACCATTCCGTCCAGCGGCAGAGCTTCTCCGGTGACATCCTCACCGGCGCCGCGCTCGGCCCTGTCTTCTCCAGTTGCAGCCCCACCTACGCACTGATCGTGGCTGCCGTGCTGCCGGTCTCGTTCGCCGAGGGGGTGACCTACGTCGTCGCGTACGCGCTCGGCCTCGCCGGCATGCTGCTGCTCATCGCGCTCCTCGGGCGCCGCGTCGTGCAGCGGTTGGGATGGATGGCCAAGCCCGACGGCTGGTTCCGCCGCACGATCGGCGCGGTCTTCATCCTCGTCGGCATCGCGGTGATCACCGGATTCGACAAGCAGCTGCAGACGTGGATCCTCGATGCCGGCCTCTACGACCCCATCGCCCAGTTCGAGGAGTGGATCGGTGCCGGCTGA
- a CDS encoding response regulator transcription factor — protein sequence MPADPSPFPDATDALLVGRSVLLVDDDPTVLEVSRAYLERAGFVVHTAPDAFSALDRAAALLPDLLVLDRMLPGVDGLELCRRVRADRPDVPVIMLTALNAEDDRIEGLEAGVDDYLAKPFSPRELTLRVRTVLRRALAVERSPRASDEAVLTRGPLRIDTAARTVVREREEVLLTAREYDLLLFLARRPGRVFSREDLLEAVWGWSHGDPSTVTVHVRRLREKIESDAADPTMLVTVWGFGYRFDLHDSSAPDEGPPGAGGAEMR from the coding sequence GTGCCGGCTGATCCGTCGCCGTTCCCCGACGCGACCGACGCTCTGCTCGTCGGTCGCAGCGTGCTGCTGGTCGACGACGACCCCACGGTGCTGGAGGTGAGCCGCGCCTACCTCGAGCGCGCCGGGTTCGTCGTCCACACCGCACCGGACGCGTTCTCGGCACTGGATCGCGCGGCGGCGCTTCTCCCCGACCTCCTCGTGCTCGACCGGATGCTCCCCGGCGTCGACGGGCTCGAACTGTGCCGTCGGGTGCGCGCCGACCGCCCGGATGTCCCCGTCATCATGCTGACCGCGCTCAACGCCGAGGACGATCGCATCGAGGGCCTGGAGGCCGGCGTCGACGACTACCTGGCGAAGCCCTTCTCGCCTCGCGAACTCACCCTCCGCGTCCGCACAGTCCTCCGGCGAGCTCTCGCGGTCGAACGCTCGCCGCGCGCGTCCGACGAGGCGGTCCTCACCCGCGGCCCGCTCCGAATCGACACCGCCGCCCGCACGGTCGTCCGTGAGCGCGAGGAGGTGCTTCTCACAGCGCGGGAGTACGACCTGCTGCTCTTCCTCGCCCGGCGCCCCGGGCGGGTGTTCTCGCGGGAAGACCTGCTCGAGGCGGTCTGGGGCTGGTCGCACGGTGATCCCTCGACGGTGACGGTGCACGTGCGCCGATTGCGCGAGAAGATCGAATCGGATGCCGCGGACCCGACGATGCTCGTGACGGTCTGGGGTTTCGGGTACCGGTTCGACCTGCACGACTCCTCGGCACCGGACGAGGGACCACCCGGCGCCGGGGGAGCGGAGATGCGATGA